In [Clostridium] cellulosi, one genomic interval encodes:
- the ligA gene encoding DNA ligase (High confidence in function and specificity), protein MSDPAKRAEELRKLLNYHNYQYYVLDNPEIEDYEYDKLLRELEEIEAAHPELITPDSPTQRVGGEALTMFEPVHHEVVMESLQDLFSHDEVREFDKRVREAEKDITYVVEPKIDGLSVSLEYENGLFVRGSTRGDGVTGEDVTANLKTIRSIPLKLNMPIPFIEVRGEVFMPHERFFKLVEQQELNDEKPFKNCRNAAAGSLRQKNPKITASRGLDIFVFNIQRIEGVDVELHSKGHELLKKLGFKVIPDYKICTDIGQVIEEIDKIGERRGKLPYDIDGAVVKVDSYAVRRKLGSTAKFPRWAAAFKFPPEEKETKLLDIEINVGRTGVLTPTAVLEPVTLAGTTVSRATLHNQDFIDGLKIAIGDTVIVRKAGEIIPEIIGVAKKGGGDIYKMPTTCPSCGSPVFREEDEAALRCTNAECPAQLLRHLIHFASRGAMDIEGLGPAIIEALVSKGLVKSPADLYYLDIERVKEIERMGEKSAKNLISSIEKSKSAGLARLLYAFGIRNVGQKAAKLIAGRFKTIDRLFNVTVDELTQIDEIGEVIAQSTVDFFKLKSTEHLVERLRFAGVLMEDNTEEVADTRFAGMTFVLTGTLPTYTRSEASKIIESLGGKVSGSVSKKTTYVLAGEDAGSKLTKAQSLGVPIINEDQFKEMIK, encoded by the coding sequence TTGTCTGATCCAGCGAAACGCGCAGAAGAACTGCGCAAACTCCTAAATTATCACAATTATCAATATTATGTTCTGGATAATCCTGAGATTGAGGATTATGAGTATGACAAGTTGCTTCGCGAACTTGAGGAAATTGAAGCAGCCCATCCGGAACTTATAACTCCTGATTCCCCGACCCAGAGGGTCGGCGGAGAGGCTCTTACTATGTTTGAGCCGGTTCATCATGAGGTCGTCATGGAAAGTCTTCAGGATTTGTTTTCCCATGACGAGGTTCGGGAATTCGATAAACGGGTTCGCGAGGCCGAGAAAGATATAACATATGTTGTTGAACCGAAAATCGATGGCCTCTCGGTGTCGCTCGAGTATGAAAACGGGCTGTTTGTCCGGGGGTCAACGCGAGGCGACGGTGTAACGGGCGAAGATGTTACCGCGAATCTCAAAACTATTCGCTCTATACCGCTAAAGCTCAATATGCCAATACCGTTTATTGAAGTAAGGGGCGAGGTTTTTATGCCCCATGAACGTTTTTTTAAGTTGGTTGAACAACAGGAACTCAATGATGAAAAGCCCTTTAAGAATTGCCGAAACGCTGCCGCAGGGTCACTTAGGCAGAAGAACCCCAAGATTACTGCTTCACGTGGCCTTGATATATTCGTTTTCAATATTCAGCGGATAGAGGGCGTCGATGTAGAATTACATTCAAAAGGACATGAGCTTCTAAAAAAGCTCGGTTTCAAGGTTATTCCGGACTATAAAATCTGCACCGATATTGGACAGGTTATCGAAGAAATTGATAAGATTGGTGAGCGGCGCGGAAAACTGCCATATGATATCGATGGCGCAGTTGTGAAGGTTGACTCTTATGCGGTAAGAAGAAAACTCGGCAGCACGGCGAAATTCCCGCGCTGGGCGGCTGCTTTCAAATTCCCGCCGGAAGAGAAAGAAACAAAACTGCTCGATATTGAAATCAATGTGGGCAGAACGGGTGTCCTGACCCCGACAGCGGTGCTTGAACCGGTGACGCTTGCCGGAACAACCGTTTCAAGGGCAACACTCCACAATCAAGATTTTATTGATGGACTTAAAATCGCCATAGGCGATACGGTTATAGTTAGAAAAGCAGGAGAAATAATCCCGGAAATAATCGGAGTCGCGAAAAAAGGGGGCGGCGACATATATAAAATGCCGACAACCTGCCCGTCCTGCGGCTCACCGGTTTTCCGCGAAGAAGATGAGGCAGCGTTAAGGTGCACAAACGCGGAGTGCCCCGCCCAACTTTTGCGCCATCTTATCCACTTTGCTTCAAGAGGAGCAATGGATATCGAAGGCTTAGGCCCTGCGATAATAGAGGCACTTGTTTCAAAAGGGTTGGTCAAGTCTCCTGCCGATCTGTATTATTTGGATATCGAAAGGGTTAAGGAAATAGAGCGCATGGGTGAAAAATCGGCGAAAAACCTTATTTCGTCGATTGAAAAATCAAAGTCGGCGGGACTTGCGCGGCTGCTTTACGCTTTCGGTATAAGAAATGTTGGTCAAAAGGCGGCAAAGCTGATTGCCGGCCGCTTTAAGACGATAGACCGGCTGTTTAACGTAACAGTGGATGAACTGACACAGATTGATGAAATCGGCGAGGTCATAGCGCAAAGCACAGTCGATTTCTTTAAACTCAAGAGCACTGAGCACCTTGTAGAACGGCTCCGTTTTGCAGGGGTTTTAATGGAAGATAATACAGAAGAAGTTGCCGATACCCGGTTTGCCGGTATGACATTCGTTCTTACAGGTACACTGCCCACTTACACAAGGAGCGAGGCTTCAAAAATCATAGAGAGCCTCGGCGGAAAGGTATCAGGCAGCGTTTCTAAAAAAACCACTTATGTTCTGGCAGGTGAGGACGCCGGAAGCAAACTGACAAAGGCCCAGTCACTCGGCGTTCCAATAATCAATGAAGACCAGTTTAAAGAAATGATAAAATAA
- a CDS encoding putative secreted protein (Hypothetical protein): MRRLRSKRRKNRALVVAIAILLTLLLSYIIFMNRLLPVVETMAVNRARNICTDTINQAAGKVIKDNNITYDMLMELEKDSSGNITAVKANTLKIDELKYKISNEVIKELNEADTSSLSIPLGTVIGGQLFHGLGPKIRVNIERIGSAETKIINEFSSAGINQTRQQVLLEVDASITVLVSTSHITTNVKSNYTIADTVIVGNVPDSYTVVDDSSGKSNSDKIFIYGNKGSK; the protein is encoded by the coding sequence ATGAGGCGTTTGCGCAGTAAAAGACGGAAAAATAGAGCGCTTGTTGTCGCCATTGCAATATTGCTGACGCTTCTTTTGTCATACATCATATTTATGAACAGACTTCTGCCAGTTGTAGAAACAATGGCAGTAAACAGGGCGAGAAATATTTGCACCGATACTATAAACCAGGCGGCGGGGAAGGTAATCAAAGATAATAACATAACTTATGATATGCTGATGGAGCTTGAAAAAGACAGCAGCGGCAATATCACTGCGGTGAAAGCAAATACATTGAAAATAGATGAACTCAAATATAAAATATCAAACGAGGTAATAAAAGAATTGAACGAGGCTGACACATCGAGTCTCAGTATCCCACTTGGAACGGTTATAGGCGGTCAGCTTTTTCATGGATTGGGGCCGAAAATTAGGGTAAACATTGAGCGAATAGGCAGCGCGGAAACAAAGATAATAAATGAGTTTAGTTCTGCTGGAATCAACCAGACGCGGCAGCAGGTTTTGCTTGAAGTAGACGCGTCAATAACGGTGCTTGTATCCACCTCACATATTACGACAAATGTAAAGAGCAATTATACCATTGCGGATACTGTAATTGTCGGAAATGTACCTGATTCATATACAGTGGTTGATGACAGCTCAGGGAAAAGCAATTCAGATAAGATATTCATTTATGGAAATAAAGGCTCAAAATGA
- a CDS encoding putative reductase Ccel_2273 (High confidence in function and specificity) has protein sequence MIVEPKIRGFICTTSHPIGCAKNVAEQIAYVKSKPAIDGTKKALIIGSSTGYGLATRIAAAFGCGAATIGVAYERPAQLKRTATAGWYNTAAFQKQALDDGLYAKSIMGDAFSKETKDKTIELIKRDLGSVDLVVYSLAAPRRTVDSGKTYSSVIKPIGKAYTGKTIDMNTHKLSTATVEPATEEEIEGTIKVMGGEDWRLWIEALKGAGVLAQGAITLAYSYIGPEITHAIYADGTIGMAKKDLEKTAKDITDLLAPINGKAYVSVNKAVVTQASSAIPAVPLYTSILFKVMKKLGIHEGCIEQMYRMFAEKLYVPKTIVDESGRIRLDDFELRDDVQKEVSRIWNSVNDSNLEEVADVRGYWDDFYRLFGFGIDGVNYEADVDIETEIPGLV, from the coding sequence ATGATAGTTGAGCCGAAAATAAGAGGTTTTATCTGCACCACCTCGCATCCGATAGGCTGCGCAAAAAATGTTGCGGAGCAAATCGCCTACGTCAAAAGCAAGCCCGCAATTGATGGCACAAAAAAAGCGCTGATTATCGGGTCTTCGACAGGATACGGCCTTGCCACACGCATAGCAGCAGCTTTTGGTTGCGGAGCTGCAACCATCGGCGTTGCTTATGAAAGGCCTGCACAGTTAAAAAGGACAGCTACTGCCGGATGGTATAATACGGCGGCGTTTCAAAAACAGGCACTTGATGATGGCCTTTATGCAAAGAGCATAATGGGCGACGCGTTTTCAAAGGAAACCAAAGATAAGACAATTGAGCTCATAAAAAGAGATTTGGGCAGCGTTGACCTTGTTGTATACAGTCTCGCGGCTCCTCGCAGGACTGTAGATTCAGGCAAAACCTATTCCTCAGTAATCAAGCCCATAGGTAAAGCATATACAGGCAAAACAATAGATATGAATACTCACAAACTTTCAACCGCAACAGTTGAGCCTGCAACAGAAGAAGAAATCGAAGGAACGATAAAGGTTATGGGCGGCGAGGACTGGCGTCTTTGGATTGAAGCTCTTAAAGGCGCAGGCGTTCTCGCCCAGGGAGCTATAACACTTGCTTATTCATATATCGGGCCGGAAATAACACACGCTATCTATGCCGACGGAACTATAGGCATGGCTAAAAAGGACCTTGAGAAAACCGCAAAGGATATTACAGATTTGCTCGCGCCTATAAACGGCAAAGCTTATGTATCAGTAAACAAAGCTGTCGTCACGCAGGCAAGTTCAGCTATTCCGGCTGTTCCGCTGTATACTTCGATATTATTCAAGGTTATGAAAAAATTAGGTATCCACGAAGGCTGCATAGAGCAGATGTATAGAATGTTTGCAGAGAAACTCTATGTTCCAAAAACGATTGTCGACGAAAGCGGCAGAATACGGCTCGACGACTTTGAACTTAGAGATGACGTCCAAAAAGAGGTTTCGCGAATCTGGAACAGTGTAAACGACAGCAATCTTGAAGAGGTCGCCGACGTGCGCGGGTATTGGGACGATTTTTACCGTTTGTTCGGTTTTGGAATTGACGGCGTAAACTACGAAGCAGACGTAGATATAGAAACGGAAATCCCCGGGCTTGTTTAA
- a CDS encoding hypothetical protein (High confidence in function and specificity), which yields MSIFDEISEGLQKGRVNLVKELVQKAVDEGAEAQEILDKGLLAGMNIIGEKFKKNEIYVPEVMIAARAMSAGTELLKPLLVSGGKKTLGKACIGTVKGDMHDIGKNLVKMMMEGKGIEVIDLGTNVSPEKFLDTAINENCDLVCCSALLTTTMGVMGEVVKAFENAGIRDKVKIMIGGAPVTQQFCDEIGADSYTPDAATAAEVAVEFLKK from the coding sequence ATGAGTATTTTTGATGAAATTTCAGAAGGACTACAAAAGGGCAGAGTTAATCTTGTTAAGGAGCTTGTCCAAAAGGCGGTTGATGAAGGTGCTGAGGCTCAGGAAATTTTGGATAAAGGCCTCCTTGCTGGAATGAATATAATCGGCGAAAAGTTTAAAAAGAATGAAATATATGTTCCTGAAGTAATGATCGCCGCTCGGGCAATGAGCGCAGGAACTGAGTTGTTGAAACCGTTGCTTGTATCAGGCGGCAAAAAGACACTCGGAAAGGCATGTATAGGTACCGTTAAGGGTGATATGCACGATATCGGAAAAAATCTTGTTAAAATGATGATGGAAGGCAAGGGTATTGAAGTAATTGACCTCGGCACAAATGTGTCGCCGGAAAAATTCTTGGACACAGCAATTAATGAAAATTGCGACTTAGTTTGTTGCTCGGCACTGCTTACAACAACAATGGGCGTTATGGGCGAAGTAGTTAAAGCTTTTGAAAACGCCGGAATACGCGACAAGGTTAAGATTATGATAGGCGGAGCGCCGGTAACACAGCAGTTTTGCGATGAAATAGGTGCCGATTCATATACACCTGATGCTGCGACGGCCGCGGAAGTGGCAGTTGAGTTTTTGAAAAAGTAA
- a CDS encoding hypothetical protein (Family membership), which yields MKVAIIGSRDTCENAYNMILEQIPVGCSEIISGGARGVDFLAKKAAKELGLKFTCCRPNYKKYGRIAPLVRNNEIVDKADYVLAFWDGHSKGTRHAIICCIKRRKPFRIFLLNQRYFVCKSN from the coding sequence TTGAAGGTTGCCATAATCGGTTCAAGAGATACATGTGAAAACGCTTACAATATGATTTTAGAGCAAATACCGGTTGGCTGTTCGGAGATCATTTCCGGTGGAGCAAGAGGCGTTGATTTTCTTGCGAAAAAGGCTGCAAAAGAATTGGGCCTTAAATTTACATGTTGTCGTCCCAATTATAAAAAGTACGGTAGAATTGCACCGCTTGTCAGAAACAACGAGATTGTCGACAAAGCGGATTATGTGTTGGCTTTTTGGGATGGTCACTCAAAAGGTACAAGGCACGCAATAATATGCTGCATTAAGCGTCGTAAACCGTTTAGGATATTTTTGCTTAACCAGCGATATTTTGTTTGCAAAAGCAATTAA